The Xanthomonas sp. DAR 80977 nucleotide sequence CGAGGACCTGCTGCAGCGCGAAGGCTTCCGGCAGGTGGTGGCGACCACCGATCCGCAACGGGTGCTGGGCCTGGTCTCGGCGTTCGCCCCGGACCTGATCCTGCTCGACCTGCTGATGCCGGAACTGGACGGCTACGCGATCCTGGAGCAGCTGTCGCGGCTGGCCGGCCCGTCCAGCTTCCTGCCGGTGATCGTGCTCACCGCCGACCCCAGCCGCAGCGCGCGCCACCGCGCGCTCGGCCTGGGCGCCAAGGATTTCCTGACCAAGCCGCTGGACACCTTCGAAGTCGCGCTGCGGGTCTGGAACGTGGCCGAGACCACGGTGCTGTTCAAGCGCCTGCGCGCGCTGGCCGATCCGGAAGCCGCACCGCCGGGCTGGCGGGCCGATTGAGTGCCGGGATTGGGGATTCGGGATTGGGGATTCGCAAAAGCGGGCAGCGGCTCCTTACGAATCCCAAATCCCCAATCCCCAATCCCGGCCCCAATTACATCGCCCGCGTCACGTGCCCGCCCAGGCCCAGCGCCATCAGCACTTCCTGCGCCTTCTCCAGCAGTTCGTCGGCCACGCACACCTGCACCACCCCGAACGGCAGTTCGCCGGCGCCGCCGAGCAGCGCCTCGCCGAATACGAACGCGGTGATGCCGGCATCCTCCAGCGCGTGCTTGGCCAGGTGCGCGTCGATCAGGTGCTGGGCGCGGTAGGCGATCTGCATGGCCCGCCCTCAGCCGCGCGCCGCGACTTCGGCAAGCGCGACTTCGGCGGCGGCGCCGGCGCGCCATTCGCGCATCGCCGGCAAGGCCTCCAGCGCGGCCATGTAGTCCGCCGCGTGCGCCGGCACCTGCACCCCGTAGCCGGCGAAGCGCACCGCCACCGGCGCGAACGTGGCATCGACGATGCCGAAGCCGCCGCACAGGAACGCGCCGCCGGCGCCGTGGGTCTCGCGCAGCGTCGCCCACAGCTGCACGATGCGCGCGATGTCGGCCCACGCCTCGGCATCCCAATGCGCGCCGTCGGGCCGGCGACAGGCCTGCATCGGCAGCTGCCGGCGCAAGGCGGCGAACCCGGCGTGCATCTCGCAGGCCGCCGCCCGCGCCTGCGCGCGCACCGCCGGCGCGGCCGGCCAGCCGCGGCCGTCCAGCCAGCGCTCGTTGGCATAGTCGCAGATCGCCAGCGAATCCCAGACCTGCAGCGCGCCGTCCCACAGCACCGGCACCCGCCCGGTCGGCGAATAGGCGCCGATGCGCGCGGCGAACTCGGGCGTGTCCAGCGGCAGCGGCACCTCCTCGAACGGCACCTCGAAGTGGCGCAGCAGCAGCCACGGCCGCAGCGACCACGAGGACAGGTTCTTGTCGCCGATGACCAGGCGGGGAAGCGGCATGACGGAATCTCGCGCATGGACGGACCGCCCCGAAGCGTACGCGCCGGGGCGGTTGGCGGCCAGCTCGGCTAAACTTGCGCTTTACTTTCTGCTGAAGCGCGCATGTCCGACACCCCCGCCACCGACGCCACCGCCCCGGCCGAGAAGAAAGACTTCATCCGCCAGATCGTCCGCGAGGACCTGGCCAGCGGCAAGCACGCGGCCGTGCGCACCCGTTTCCCGCCCGAGCCCAACGGCTACCTGCACATCGGCCACGCCAAGGCGATCTGCCTGGATTTCGGCATCGCCGCCGAGTTCGCCGGGCGCTGCAACCTGCGCTTCGACGACACCAACCCGGCCAAGGAAGACCCCGAGTTCGTCGCCGCGATCCAGGACGACGTGCGCTGGCTGGGCTTCGACTGGGCCGAGCTGCGCCACGCCTCGGACTACTTCGAGGTGTACTACCTGGCCGCGGAGAAGCTGATCGCCGACGGCCACGCCTTCGTCTGCGACCTGTCCGCCGAGCAGGTGCGCGAATACCGCGGCACGCTCACCGAGCCGGGCCGCAACTCGCCCTACCGCGAGCGCAGCGTCGAAGAGAACCTGGACCTGTTCCGGCGCATGCGCGCCGGCGAGTTCCCGGACGGCGCGCGCACCCTGCGCGCGAAGATCGACATGGCCAGCGGCAACATCAACCTGCGCGACCCGGCGCTGTACCGGATCAAGCACGTCGAGCACCAGAACACCGGCAACGCCTGGCCGATCTACCCGATGTACGACTTCGCGCACTCGCTGGGCGATGCGATCGAGGGCATCACCCACTCGCTGTGCACGCTGGAGTTCGAGGACCACCGCCCGCTGTACGACTGGTGCGTGGACAAGGTCGACCTGGCCGCGCATCCGCAGCTGCTGCAGCCGCTGCTGGACAAGGGCCTGCCGCGCGAGGCGGCCAAGCCGCGGCAGATCGAGTTCTCGCGGCTGAACATCAACTACACGGTGATGAGCAAGCGCAAGCTGACCCAGCTGGTGGCCGAGCAGCTGGTCGACGGCTGGGACGACCCGCGCATGTACACGCTGCAGGGCCTGCGCCGGCGCGGCTACACGCCGGCGGCGCTGCGCCTGCTGGTGGACCGGGTCGGCATCAGCAAGCAGAACTCGGTGATCGACTTCTCGGTGCTGGAAGGCTGCCTGCGCGAGGACCTGGATGCGGCCGCGCCGCGGCGCATGGCGGTGA carries:
- a CDS encoding response regulator codes for the protein MTRNDVLASRILIVDDEPANVRLLEDLLQREGFRQVVATTDPQRVLGLVSAFAPDLILLDLLMPELDGYAILEQLSRLAGPSSFLPVIVLTADPSRSARHRALGLGAKDFLTKPLDTFEVALRVWNVAETTVLFKRLRALADPEAAPPGWRAD
- a CDS encoding DUF2007 domain-containing protein, producing the protein MQIAYRAQHLIDAHLAKHALEDAGITAFVFGEALLGGAGELPFGVVQVCVADELLEKAQEVLMALGLGGHVTRAM
- a CDS encoding glutathione S-transferase family protein, which encodes MPLPRLVIGDKNLSSWSLRPWLLLRHFEVPFEEVPLPLDTPEFAARIGAYSPTGRVPVLWDGALQVWDSLAICDYANERWLDGRGWPAAPAVRAQARAAACEMHAGFAALRRQLPMQACRRPDGAHWDAEAWADIARIVQLWATLRETHGAGGAFLCGGFGIVDATFAPVAVRFAGYGVQVPAHAADYMAALEALPAMREWRAGAAAEVALAEVAARG
- a CDS encoding glutamine--tRNA ligase/YqeY domain fusion protein translates to MSDTPATDATAPAEKKDFIRQIVREDLASGKHAAVRTRFPPEPNGYLHIGHAKAICLDFGIAAEFAGRCNLRFDDTNPAKEDPEFVAAIQDDVRWLGFDWAELRHASDYFEVYYLAAEKLIADGHAFVCDLSAEQVREYRGTLTEPGRNSPYRERSVEENLDLFRRMRAGEFPDGARTLRAKIDMASGNINLRDPALYRIKHVEHQNTGNAWPIYPMYDFAHSLGDAIEGITHSLCTLEFEDHRPLYDWCVDKVDLAAHPQLLQPLLDKGLPREAAKPRQIEFSRLNINYTVMSKRKLTQLVAEQLVDGWDDPRMYTLQGLRRRGYTPAALRLLVDRVGISKQNSVIDFSVLEGCLREDLDAAAPRRMAVIEPLKLVLTNLPEGHSETLHFSNHPKDESFGTREVPFSRELWIEREDFAEIPPKGWKRLVPGGEVRLRGAGIARVDEVVKNDAGEIVELRGWLDPESRPGMEGANRKVKGTIHWVSAAHAVEAEIRLYDRLFSVEKPDDESDGKTYRDHLNPASKRSVRGYVEPAAAQAAPEQAFQFERSGYFVADRYDHSAATPVFNRSVTLRDTWSGQGAA